Sequence from the Natronomonas marina genome:
CCCAGCCAACCACCTGCTAATGGTCGATTGGACCGAGACGTACCGCCCGACGACGCTGTCGGAGGTGCGGGGCAACGACAAGGCCCGCGACGCCCTGAAGGAGTGGGCCGAGACGTGGGACGAGCACGGCGAGGCGGTCGTCCTCCACGGCTCGCCGGGCGTCGGCAAGACCTCGGCGGCCCACGCGCTGGCCAACGACATGGGCTGGCCCGTCCTCGAGATGAACGCCTCCGACGCCCGCACCGCCGACGAGATAGAGCGGTTCGCGGGCCGGGCGGCCTCGAACACGACGCTCGGCAGCGAGCGCCAGCTCGTCATCCTCGACGAGGCGGACAACCTCCACCACCACAAGGACCGCGGCGGCGCCGCCGCGATGACGCGGCTGGTCAAGGAGGCCACCCAGCCGATCGTCCTCATCGCCAACGACTACTACGAGATGTCCTCCGGCCTCCGGAGCGCCTGCCGTGACATCGAGTTCCGGGATATCTCTTCGCGCTCTATCGTGCCGGTCCTGCGGGACATCTGCCGGCGGGAGGACGTCACCTTCGAGGAGTCGGTGCTGGAGACCATCGCCGACCGGAACCGCGGCGACCTCCGGGGCGCCATCAAGGACCTCCAGTCCCGCGTGAAGGACGGCGCGGTGCTGGCCGAGGCCACCGAGGGCGAGCGCGACCGGACCGAGGACATCTTCACGTTCCTCGACGCCGTCCTCAAGGAGGAATCGGCCGAGGAGGCCCTCCAGACGGCCTACAACGTCGACGAGACGCCCGACGACCTGCTGCTGTGGATCGAGGACAAGGTCCCGAAGGTGTACGAGGGGGCCGAACTGGCCGACGCCTACGAGCACCTGGCGGACGCCGACGTCTGGCTGGGCCGGGTCCGGGCGACCCAGAACTACACCTACTGGCGGTACGCGACCGACAACGTGGCCGCGGGCGTGGCGTCGGTCCGCCGCTCCGAGCGCGGCGGGTGGACCCGCTACGGCGGCGCCCCCTACCGCTCCTCGCGGGACTCGACGCGGGACTACGTCGCCGAGCGAATCGCAAAGACTGCCGGCGTCTCGACGGGCACCGCTCGCCGCGAAATCGTGCCCTACCTCGCGGCGATGACCCACCACTGCAAGAACCGGGAGTTGACCGTCCGGATGACCGCCCGCTACGAACTGGAGGCCGAACACGTCGCCTTCGTCACCGGGTCCGGGAAGACCACGAACAAGGTCCAGGGCATCGTCGAGGAGGCCGAGGAGCGGCGCGAGGTCGAGGCGGTCGAACACTCCGGCGGCGCCTTCGCGGCCGTCGAGGGGAGCGCCGCGGAAGCGGAGTCGGGCGAGGACGACGACGGCGACGACGCCGGGGGGACGCTGGCGGACTTCGGTGCGACCGACGGGACGGCGGCCGAGACAGACGAGGGTACCGCGAACGACGGGGACGACGAGGCAGCCGAATCCGACGACGGGCAGGCCGGTCTCTCCGATTTCATGTAGTCAGTCGCGCTCGCCGGGACTGCCGACGCCGGGAATCGAGACGCGCGCCTCGAAGCGGCTCATCGCCACCGACAGCGTCAGCACCAGCGCCAGGTAGAGTATCGCGACCCACAGGTAGATGTCGATGACCCGTATCGTGTCCGAGGCGATGCTGTCGGCGCGTTTGAACAGTTCCGTGACCGCGATGAACGCCGCCAGCGAGGAGTACTTGACGAGGTAGACGAGTTCGTTCGTCCACCCCGGGATGGCGTAGCGGAGTCCCTGCGGCAGGATGACGTGACGGATGCTCTCCAGGCGGGAGAGTCCGACCGACCTGGCGGCGGTCATCTGCCCCGACTCGACGGACTGCAGCGCCGACCGGATGTACTCGGCCTGGTAGGCGCTGCTGTTGATGGTGAACCCGATGACGGCGACCCAGACGGCGGCACGCGGGACGATTCCGGTGCCGACGCCGGGCACGAGACGGACGACCTGCGAAGTCGGCAGCCCGAAGTACAGCACGAACAGCTGTGCGAGAAGCGGCGTCCCACGGAGGAGTTCGGTGTAGGTCAGCGCAACCCACCGCGAGACCGCGCCGCCGTAGGTCCGGGCGACCGCGAGCGGGACGGCGATGACCAGCCCCAGCAGTATCGACAGCACGGTCAACAGGACGGTGAGCCTGGCGCCGGTGGCGAGTTCCGGCATGACGCTCATCCCGAAGGCGAGGAAGTCGAAGAGACCCGCGAGCGTGCCGTAGACGCCGGCCAGCGGCCCGCCGCCGGCCGCCAGTTTCTCCAGGCTGGCGGCGCCATTCGCGAATATCTCCGGCGGGACGAACGGCTCGCGGTCGCTGGTGTTGACGCCGGGCGCGACGAAGAGGTCGTGGGTCCAGCGAACCAGGAGCCATCCCCAGAAGACGACGCCGACGGCGAACAACAGCAGCCGTCGCGTGCCCGGAATCTCGCCCAACTCGACGCCGCGGACCGTCCGCTCGCTCATGCGTCCAACTCGCCGAGGAACTGGCGGGTTCGTTCGTTCTCCGGGCGCTCGAAGAGCTGTTCGGGCGGTCCCCGCTCGGCGACGACGCCGTCGTCGAGGAAGGTGATGGTGTCGGCGACCGACCGGGCGAAACTCATCTCGTGGGTGACGACGAGCATCGTCATGCCCTCGTCGGCCAGGTCGAACATCACGTCGAGCACCTCGCCGATGAGTTCGGGGTCGAGCGCGCTCGTCGGCTCGTCGAACAGGAGCAGTTCCGGCTCCATCGCCAGCGCCCGGGCGATGCCGACGCGCTGTTTCTGCCCGCCCGACAGCTCCGCCGGGTAGGAGTCGGCCTGCTCGGCCATGCCGACCCGGGCGAGGTTCTCCTCGGCGAGCGAACGGGCCGCCTCCGCACCCATCCCCCGGACCTTCCGGAGACCGAGCGTCACGTTACCCAGCGCCGTGCGGTGGGCGAACAGGTTGAACCCCTGGAACACCATCCCGACGCGCCGCCGAAGGTCGTCGACGTCCATCTCGTAGACGGACTCGCCGTCCAGGCGGATGTCGCCGTCGTCGATGTCGGTGAGCCGGTTGACACACCGGAGCAGCGTCGACTTGCCGCTCCCGCTGGGGCCGACCACCACCTCGACGTCGGTGCGGTCCATCCCGTAGCTGATGCCCTTGAGCACCTCCTCCTCCCCGAAGGACTTGTACACGTCGTCGAACTCGAGCAGTCGGCTCACGTCAGGACTCCCCCGTCGGTACCGCGTACCGCGCTTCGAGTCGGTCGAGCGCCCGGTTCGTCGTGAACGTCAGCACGAAGTAGATTGCGCTGATTGCGATGATGACCTCGGCGACGGCCTCCACGTCGGGGCGGAGGAACAGCTGGTACCCCCGGTACAGGAGCTCCCCGAGACCGATGGCGAAGGCGATGCTCGTGTCCTTCAGCACGATGGTGAACTCGTTTTGGAACCCCGGAATCGACCGCCGAAGCGCCTGCGGGAAGACGACGTGGCGGACCGCTTCGAGCTTCGAGAGTCCGACCGAGCGGGCGGCCTCGATTTGTCCCTCGTCGATGCTCTGGATGGCGCCACGGAACACCTGCGACTGGTAGGCGGCGCTCCGGAAACCCAGCGCGGCCGTCGCCGCCAGGAGCGCCTGGCCGTTGATTTCGAACCGGTCGACGAGCAGCCACCCACCGAGACCGACGCTCCCGATGTCGGGCCAGGGGATGCCGAAGAAGAACAGCACGATGAGGACGACGATGGGCGTCCCGCGGAGCAGCACGCCGGCACCGCGAACCAGCGAGTGGAGCAGACCGTCGCCGTACACCTCGGTGGCCCCGGCGGGGAACCCGGCCAGGAACCCGAGCGCGAGGCTCCCGACGGTGAGAAGCACCGTCACGTAGAGCCCCTGTGCGAGCACCCACCAGTTGTCGGCGACGACCGCCCAGTCGCTCGCCTGTAGCGGTGCGAACTCCATCGGGCGATTACCGCTGTGCGAAGTTCTCGGCGACGGGCACGTCGATGATGACGGCGTCGATGTTGCCGCTCTCGAGGTCGTTGACGGCGAGTTCGTAGTTGTCGTAGGTCCGCTTGTTGTCCTCGGCGATGATGCCGTCCTCGATGAGTTTGTCGACCTCGTCCTCGCCGGTGGTACCGCTCTGGGCGCCGACGACGCGGCCCTCCAGGTCCTCGCGGCTCTCCGGGCTGAAGTCCCCGTCCGACTGGACCAGGACGCCCTGGTTCGCCTCGTAGTAGGGGTTCGAGAAGTTTATCTGCTCGTCGCGCTCCTCGGTGATGGTCATCGCCGCCGCGATGAGGTCGATGTTGCCGTCCCGGAGCGCGGGGATGAGGCTGTTGAACTCGAAGGTCTCGAAGCCGCCGAACTCGTAGTCGGTCCGGGCGACGACCGCCTCGGTCAACTCCACGTCGAACCCGACCAGTTGTCCCTCGTCGTTGTTGAACTCGAAGGGCGCGAATCCGGGGGCGGTGCCGGCGACGATGGTGCCGGCACCGGTTCCGCCGTCGGCGCCCTCGGTGACGTCGCCGGCGTCCTCGCCGGAGCCGAAGTACTCCTCGATGAGCGAGTCGTAGACGCCGTCGTCCCGGACCGCCTGCAGGCCGGCGTTGACGGCCTCCAGTCTGGCGCTGTCGTCCTCGCGGACGCCGAGTCCGTACTGCTCGCCGGTCTGGATTGTGAAGGCGACTTCGACCCCACCGCCCCCGTTGCCGCCGTTGCCCATACAGCCAGCGATCCCGAGCGCCAGACCACCAGCGCCGACCGTCTTCAGGTACGCACGACGGTCCACGTCGAATTCGCGTGCCATACCCGTGTGCTTGGGTGAACTCCGTTTTAACCTTTCGACCGACGCCGGGCAAATGCGGCGGAACGGAACGACTCGGACGCTTTGTCGGTCGTTCGACCAGCGACTCGCAGCCGAACCGGACGAATGAAGAATATCGCCGGCGCTACTCGCCGTTCTGTGCGTCGACGACGGCGACGCCGGCGAGGTTGACGATGTCCTTCACTTCGTCGCCCCGCTGAAGGACGTGGACCGGTTTGTCCATACCGACGAGCATGGGGCCGATCGCCTCGGCGCCGCCGAGCCGCTGGAGCAGTTTGTAGGCGATGTTGCCCGCCTCCAGGTTCGGGAACACGAGGACGTTGGCCGGGTCGTCGAGCTCCGAGAAGGCGTAAGTTCCCTCCAGGGTCTCCTCGACGACGGCGGTGTCGGCCTGCATCTCGCCGTCGACCGGGAAGTCGACGGCCGGGTCCGAACGGAGCCGCTGGGCCGCCGCCCGGGGCTTGCGGGTGCCCTCGTTGTCGACGCTGCCGAAGTCCGAGTACGACAGAAGCGCCGCCCGCGGTTCGACGTTGAACC
This genomic interval carries:
- a CDS encoding replication factor C large subunit, which gives rise to MVDWTETYRPTTLSEVRGNDKARDALKEWAETWDEHGEAVVLHGSPGVGKTSAAHALANDMGWPVLEMNASDARTADEIERFAGRAASNTTLGSERQLVILDEADNLHHHKDRGGAAAMTRLVKEATQPIVLIANDYYEMSSGLRSACRDIEFRDISSRSIVPVLRDICRREDVTFEESVLETIADRNRGDLRGAIKDLQSRVKDGAVLAEATEGERDRTEDIFTFLDAVLKEESAEEALQTAYNVDETPDDLLLWIEDKVPKVYEGAELADAYEHLADADVWLGRVRATQNYTYWRYATDNVAAGVASVRRSERGGWTRYGGAPYRSSRDSTRDYVAERIAKTAGVSTGTARREIVPYLAAMTHHCKNRELTVRMTARYELEAEHVAFVTGSGKTTNKVQGIVEEAEERREVEAVEHSGGAFAAVEGSAAEAESGEDDDGDDAGGTLADFGATDGTAAETDEGTANDGDDEAAESDDGQAGLSDFM
- a CDS encoding amino acid ABC transporter permease translates to MSERTVRGVELGEIPGTRRLLLFAVGVVFWGWLLVRWTHDLFVAPGVNTSDREPFVPPEIFANGAASLEKLAAGGGPLAGVYGTLAGLFDFLAFGMSVMPELATGARLTVLLTVLSILLGLVIAVPLAVARTYGGAVSRWVALTYTELLRGTPLLAQLFVLYFGLPTSQVVRLVPGVGTGIVPRAAVWVAVIGFTINSSAYQAEYIRSALQSVESGQMTAARSVGLSRLESIRHVILPQGLRYAIPGWTNELVYLVKYSSLAAFIAVTELFKRADSIASDTIRVIDIYLWVAILYLALVLTLSVAMSRFEARVSIPGVGSPGERD
- a CDS encoding amino acid ABC transporter ATP-binding protein, producing the protein MSRLLEFDDVYKSFGEEEVLKGISYGMDRTDVEVVVGPSGSGKSTLLRCVNRLTDIDDGDIRLDGESVYEMDVDDLRRRVGMVFQGFNLFAHRTALGNVTLGLRKVRGMGAEAARSLAEENLARVGMAEQADSYPAELSGGQKQRVGIARALAMEPELLLFDEPTSALDPELIGEVLDVMFDLADEGMTMLVVTHEMSFARSVADTITFLDDGVVAERGPPEQLFERPENERTRQFLGELDA
- a CDS encoding amino acid ABC transporter permease → MEFAPLQASDWAVVADNWWVLAQGLYVTVLLTVGSLALGFLAGFPAGATEVYGDGLLHSLVRGAGVLLRGTPIVVLIVLFFFGIPWPDIGSVGLGGWLLVDRFEINGQALLAATAALGFRSAAYQSQVFRGAIQSIDEGQIEAARSVGLSKLEAVRHVVFPQALRRSIPGFQNEFTIVLKDTSIAFAIGLGELLYRGYQLFLRPDVEAVAEVIIAISAIYFVLTFTTNRALDRLEARYAVPTGES
- a CDS encoding transporter substrate-binding domain-containing protein, coding for MAREFDVDRRAYLKTVGAGGLALGIAGCMGNGGNGGGGVEVAFTIQTGEQYGLGVREDDSARLEAVNAGLQAVRDDGVYDSLIEEYFGSGEDAGDVTEGADGGTGAGTIVAGTAPGFAPFEFNNDEGQLVGFDVELTEAVVARTDYEFGGFETFEFNSLIPALRDGNIDLIAAAMTITEERDEQINFSNPYYEANQGVLVQSDGDFSPESREDLEGRVVGAQSGTTGEDEVDKLIEDGIIAEDNKRTYDNYELAVNDLESGNIDAVIIDVPVAENFAQR